From the genome of Arthrobacter russicus:
CATCCGGCTCGCGCCGAGCACCCCGGCTTCGCGGGCCGCCATCGATTGCACGATCCGCAGCCGCGAGGTGGCCAGGGGCAACGAGCGCCCGTAAACCACCTCGCGCACACCGGCCAGCAGGTGCTCGCCGGCCACCGAAAGCGATCCCCCCACCACGATGATTGCCGGGTTCAACATGCTCACGCAGGTCGCCAGGACGTCACCGACGTCCCGACCGGCCTGCCGGATCGCCTGGATCGCCTGGACGTTGCCGGCACGGACCAATGCCAGCACGTCTTCCCCGCCCGACGCCGGCACGCCGGCTTCAGTGAGCGACCGCGCAATGGCCGGACCCGAGGCGATCGCCTCCAAACAGCCTTCGTTTCCGCAGCGGCAGGTGACGCCCTCGCCGCGAGGCACCCGCACATGGCCCAGGTCGCCGGCCGTTCCGTCCGCGCCGCGCTGCAGCAGCCCGCCGCTGATGATGCCGGAACCGATGCCGGTCGCCACCTTGATGAAGAGCAGGTCCTGGGCATCTTCCCAGTGCGCCGCGCGCTCGCCCAGCGCCATGATGTTCACGTCATTGTCCACCAGCACCTCAGCCCGGAAGACCCGCTGGATGTACGCCGGGATGTCGAACCGGTCCCAGCCCGGCATGATCGGCGGGTTCGACGGCTTGCCGCTGCTGTGCTCCACCGGCCCCGGGACTCCGATGCCCACCCCGGCGAGCTCTTCCGGCGTGCGGCCGGACTCGGTCAGCAACTGCCGGCAGTGCTCCAGGACCAGGTCCAGAACCACCTCCGGCCCATCCGAGACATCAGCCGGCACCCGGCGTTCGCCGATCAACCGGCCGCCCAGATCGGTCAGCCCGATCAGCAAATGGGTGGCGCCGACGTCGACGGCGAAAACCACCCGGGCGGAAGGCTTGAAGGCGACGCGCGACGGCGGACGCCCGCCCGAGGACACCGCCTCCCCGGCTGGCCCAATCAGGCCCAAGGCAGTCAATGCGTCCAAACGGGCCGCGACCGTGGAACGGGCCAGGCCGGTGAGCTCGGCCAACTCGGCCCTGGTACGGGCTTGGCCATCCCGGAAA
Proteins encoded in this window:
- a CDS encoding ROK family transcriptional regulator, with translation MLESPANISSLPGGTASALTRAGELFQIFRDGQARTRAELAELTGLARSTVAARLDALTALGLIGPAGEAVSSGGRPPSRVAFKPSARVVFAVDVGATHLLIGLTDLGGRLIGERRVPADVSDGPEVVLDLVLEHCRQLLTESGRTPEELAGVGIGVPGPVEHSSGKPSNPPIMPGWDRFDIPAYIQRVFRAEVLVDNDVNIMALGERAAHWEDAQDLLFIKVATGIGSGIISGGLLQRGADGTAGDLGHVRVPRGEGVTCRCGNEGCLEAIASGPAIARSLTEAGVPASGGEDVLALVRAGNVQAIQAIRQAGRDVGDVLATCVSMLNPAIIVVGGSLSVAGEHLLAGVREVVYGRSLPLATSRLRIVQSMAAREAGVLGASRMVTDHVLSAGRIDAALAAL